One region of Candidatus Rokuibacteriota bacterium genomic DNA includes:
- a CDS encoding glycosyltransferase family 4 protein, with amino-acid sequence MRLALICRPFVFYGGVETATAGLLGELVRQGHQVDLITTRGQPPVPGVTVRELAVPSQPSLARLLVFGIAARWAARGGRYDVVQGHERCPGQDIYRAGEGTHQGYLAAMGRRRAKVNPYHRTVMLMEKQIFSLRWAREIVAISHAGKSEIERLYATPPAKVTVVYNGVDLDRFHPGNRERLGPPTRAELALSSGAWTVLFVGSGFERKGLGPLLEGLGLMEDTKARLVVAGKGSTERYRSLSARLGILDRVVWVGPRADVERLYALADVVALPARYEPFGNVHLEALASGVPVLSSAAAGGAELIRDGDNGVVAAEVTGRVIGRLLDRLRESNPERLRERARATACGFTHAAQVEAFTRLYRRLSRNMAFH; translated from the coding sequence ATGAGACTGGCCCTCATCTGCCGCCCCTTCGTCTTTTACGGCGGGGTGGAGACGGCAACCGCGGGCCTCCTGGGCGAGCTCGTCCGCCAGGGGCATCAGGTGGACCTCATCACGACCCGGGGGCAGCCCCCTGTGCCAGGCGTCACCGTACGGGAGCTCGCCGTGCCGTCGCAACCCTCTCTCGCCAGGCTCCTGGTCTTCGGCATCGCCGCTCGCTGGGCGGCGCGGGGCGGCCGCTACGATGTCGTCCAGGGTCACGAGCGCTGTCCGGGTCAGGACATCTACCGCGCCGGAGAGGGGACGCACCAGGGCTACCTGGCGGCCATGGGCCGGCGCCGGGCCAAGGTGAATCCGTATCATAGGACGGTCATGCTAATGGAAAAACAGATCTTTTCCCTCCGCTGGGCCCGGGAGATCGTGGCCATCTCTCATGCGGGCAAGTCGGAGATCGAGCGGCTCTACGCCACACCCCCCGCGAAAGTGACCGTGGTCTACAACGGCGTGGACCTCGACCGCTTCCACCCCGGGAACCGGGAGCGGCTGGGGCCTCCGACTCGCGCTGAGCTGGCCCTCAGTTCCGGGGCGTGGACCGTCCTCTTCGTCGGCTCGGGGTTCGAGCGGAAAGGCCTCGGGCCGCTCCTCGAAGGACTGGGCCTGATGGAGGACACGAAAGCCCGGCTCGTGGTGGCGGGCAAAGGGTCCACCGAGCGATACAGGAGCCTCTCTGCCCGGCTGGGGATCTTGGACCGGGTCGTCTGGGTCGGGCCGCGGGCCGACGTGGAGCGGCTGTACGCGCTGGCCGATGTGGTGGCGCTGCCGGCGCGCTATGAGCCTTTTGGCAATGTCCACCTGGAGGCCCTTGCTTCCGGAGTGCCCGTGCTCTCCAGCGCCGCTGCGGGGGGGGCCGAGCTGATCCGTGACGGCGACAACGGTGTGGTGGCGGCCGAAGTCACCGGGCGCGTCATCGGGAGGCTGCTCGACCGGCTCCGCGAGTCGAATCCCGAGAGACTGCGCGAGCGGGCAAGGGCGACGGCATGTGGTTTCACCCATGCCGCGCAGGTCGAGGCGTTCACGCGGCTTTATCGTCGCCTGTCCAGAAACATGGCTTTTCATTGA
- a CDS encoding glycosyltransferase family 4 protein: MRVLQLLSCRGWSSDAYWAARITAELLRAGHEVTLVCRRGTEARVIERARRLGASRIETLPFAGGVSPVDDLRDLRGVLDGLRRADVVHVHRGKEHWVAALANRISPTPRPLVRTRHIVQPIRPHALNRWLYREATDLVVTVTGAIRSQYLAAGLAAPERVVALPGGVDHERFRPDVDGRPWRRSLGLAEDRPLIGLLGGFRVMKGHEVAVAAAARLAAEGRGFQLAFVGQGAMEPAVRAAVERAGLGDRVSFRGDEPSPETAMAAFDVALYVPLESDGMSRVLFEYLAAGRPVVATRVGVVPEVLSDGTTGLLVPAGEPLPLACAVGRLVDDARLRARLGGAGRALCQSRFSGAGIARELSALYAGLCGRGRDGTPR; the protein is encoded by the coding sequence GTGAGAGTGCTGCAGCTCCTGTCCTGTCGGGGCTGGTCCTCGGACGCCTACTGGGCCGCGCGCATCACCGCCGAGCTCCTGCGGGCGGGGCATGAGGTGACACTAGTCTGCCGTCGCGGCACGGAGGCCCGGGTCATCGAGCGCGCGCGCCGGCTCGGGGCGAGCCGCATCGAGACGCTGCCCTTCGCCGGAGGCGTGAGCCCGGTCGACGATCTGAGGGACCTGCGGGGCGTGCTGGACGGGTTGCGCCGCGCCGATGTCGTCCACGTTCATCGCGGCAAGGAGCACTGGGTGGCGGCCCTCGCGAACCGCATCTCGCCCACTCCTCGCCCCCTGGTCAGGACCCGGCACATCGTCCAACCGATCCGCCCGCATGCCCTCAACCGCTGGCTCTACCGGGAGGCCACCGACCTCGTCGTGACGGTGACCGGCGCCATCCGCAGCCAGTACCTTGCCGCGGGGCTGGCGGCCCCGGAGCGCGTGGTGGCGCTGCCGGGCGGGGTGGACCACGAGCGCTTCCGCCCCGACGTGGACGGGCGCCCGTGGCGTCGCTCGCTGGGACTGGCGGAGGACAGGCCGCTGATCGGGCTCCTGGGTGGCTTTCGCGTCATGAAGGGGCATGAGGTGGCGGTGGCCGCGGCGGCGCGGCTCGCTGCCGAGGGGCGAGGGTTCCAGCTGGCCTTCGTGGGTCAAGGGGCGATGGAGCCCGCGGTCCGCGCGGCGGTGGAGCGGGCGGGGCTCGGCGACCGCGTGTCCTTCCGCGGCGACGAGCCGAGCCCCGAGACCGCCATGGCGGCCTTCGACGTGGCGCTCTACGTACCGCTCGAGTCGGACGGCATGTCCCGCGTCCTCTTCGAGTACCTGGCCGCGGGCAGGCCCGTCGTCGCCACCCGCGTCGGCGTCGTCCCCGAGGTCCTCTCGGACGGGACCACGGGGCTGCTGGTGCCAGCGGGGGAGCCCCTGCCCCTGGCGTGTGCCGTCGGGCGGCTCGTCGACGACGCCCGGCTCCGGGCCAGGCTCGGCGGGGCCGGCCGGGCCCTGTGCCAGTCGCGCTTCTCAGGCGCCGGCATCGCGCGTGAGCTGTCGGCCCTGTATGCCGGGCTCTGCGGGCGCGGGAGGGATGGGACCCCGCGGTGA
- the waaF gene encoding lipopolysaccharide heptosyltransferase II, with protein MGPVIVVRAPNWLGDTVMALPALSALRVGEPRARIAIVGRWARLLAGQGVADLLLDYPGHWVDRRRFARALGDEPADLALLLPNSFESALAARRWRARRRVGFAGDGRGPLLTDALPLPAPRLHQVDEYRLLVRAAGVDTPGEWPTWRLAPRAPAEAEVDSLLAEAGLRGRARLVGLHPGAAGGGAKRWAGSSYAALADALADGGFAPLLLGAPADLAAGQEIASSARSRPPSLAGRDRAELLPHLLSRLCCLVSGDTGVAHLGAALGVPTVTLFGPTDPRRTAPRSPQARIVSPGAPCAPCFRSECPIDHPCMRAITVADVEQRVREAIAS; from the coding sequence ATGGGCCCGGTCATCGTGGTGCGCGCTCCGAACTGGCTTGGCGATACCGTCATGGCGCTGCCCGCCCTCTCCGCCCTGCGGGTCGGGGAGCCCCGGGCGCGCATCGCCATCGTGGGCCGCTGGGCTCGGCTCCTCGCCGGCCAGGGCGTCGCGGACCTGCTGCTCGACTACCCCGGCCACTGGGTGGACCGCCGTCGCTTCGCGCGGGCCCTTGGTGATGAGCCCGCGGATCTGGCGCTCCTGCTGCCCAACTCCTTCGAGTCAGCGCTCGCGGCGCGGCGCTGGCGCGCGCGCCGCAGGGTCGGTTTCGCCGGCGATGGGCGTGGCCCGTTGCTCACCGACGCGCTCCCGCTGCCGGCGCCGCGCCTCCACCAGGTGGACGAGTATCGGTTGCTGGTGCGGGCGGCCGGCGTGGACACTCCCGGCGAGTGGCCGACGTGGCGCCTGGCCCCGCGGGCCCCGGCCGAGGCCGAAGTGGACAGCCTGCTCGCCGAGGCGGGGCTCCGGGGCCGGGCGCGGCTCGTGGGATTGCATCCCGGCGCTGCTGGCGGAGGGGCGAAGCGATGGGCGGGGTCCTCGTATGCTGCCCTGGCCGATGCGCTGGCTGACGGCGGCTTCGCGCCCCTCTTGCTCGGCGCCCCGGCCGACCTTGCCGCCGGGCAGGAGATCGCCTCCTCGGCGCGCTCCCGCCCGCCGTCGCTGGCAGGGCGCGACCGGGCGGAGCTCCTGCCCCATCTCCTCTCGCGGCTCTGCTGCCTGGTCAGCGGCGACACAGGCGTGGCGCACCTCGGGGCGGCCCTGGGTGTGCCCACGGTGACGCTCTTCGGCCCCACCGACCCGCGGCGCACCGCGCCGCGCTCGCCGCAGGCCCGGATCGTCAGCCCGGGCGCGCCCTGCGCTCCGTGCTTTCGCTCCGAGTGCCCCATCGACCACCCCTGCATGCGGGCGATCACGGTGGCCGATGTGGAGCAGCGCGTGCGCGAGGCGATCGCTTCGTGA
- a CDS encoding glycosyltransferase has protein sequence MKLSVLCFDVSSNAAGRAHLLARLLSPRHDVHVVGLRGHSGIWPPIADDGIRYATLPASRLPRFAGSIPALLRLADGDVLYASKPRLPSAGIGYLKRLTTRRPLLLDIDDWELGFFLRGGAWGTVGRAFNLANPTGLGWTWFMERLHSVADGITVASRFLQERFGGLLLPHVRDTEAWRPGGADPGPARERLGVGDQRLVMFLGTPREYKGVEDLCEAGARLGRKDIVLALVGTEPSSDMGQRLRARYPEVRLAGLVPFREVPAYLAAADVVAVPQRESSDTRGQVPAKIFDAMALGRAVVSTRVSMIPEILEGCGLLVAPGDVDGLGAAIAYLADHPDEAGALGARARARCVERYSFEAARRLLFPLVERVAGSR, from the coding sequence GTGAAGCTCTCCGTTCTCTGCTTCGACGTGTCGAGCAATGCGGCCGGCCGCGCTCACCTGCTCGCTCGCCTCCTCTCCCCGCGCCACGACGTCCACGTGGTGGGCCTTCGTGGCCACTCGGGGATCTGGCCGCCGATCGCCGACGACGGCATCCGGTACGCGACCCTGCCGGCGAGCCGGCTCCCACGGTTCGCCGGCTCCATCCCCGCGCTGCTGCGGCTGGCCGACGGCGATGTCCTGTACGCCTCGAAGCCCCGGCTCCCCAGCGCGGGGATCGGCTATCTCAAGCGCCTGACGACGCGCAGGCCGCTGCTCCTGGACATCGACGACTGGGAGCTGGGCTTCTTCCTCCGCGGTGGCGCCTGGGGAACCGTCGGGCGCGCCTTCAATCTTGCCAACCCCACGGGACTCGGGTGGACCTGGTTCATGGAGCGCCTGCATTCCGTGGCCGACGGGATCACGGTTGCCTCCCGCTTCCTCCAGGAGCGCTTCGGGGGCCTCCTGCTCCCACACGTGAGGGACACGGAGGCCTGGCGGCCTGGCGGCGCGGACCCTGGTCCGGCGCGCGAGCGACTGGGAGTGGGAGACCAGCGGCTGGTGATGTTCCTCGGCACGCCGCGGGAGTACAAGGGCGTCGAGGATCTCTGCGAGGCCGGGGCCCGGCTCGGGCGGAAGGACATCGTGCTGGCGCTGGTCGGCACGGAGCCGTCCAGCGATATGGGCCAGCGGCTGCGTGCGAGATACCCGGAGGTGCGGCTCGCCGGCCTCGTCCCGTTCCGGGAAGTGCCCGCCTACCTGGCTGCCGCCGACGTCGTGGCTGTACCCCAGCGCGAGAGCAGCGACACCCGCGGGCAGGTGCCGGCCAAGATCTTCGACGCCATGGCACTCGGGCGTGCCGTGGTCTCCACGCGCGTCTCGATGATCCCGGAGATCCTCGAGGGCTGCGGCCTCCTCGTCGCCCCGGGAGACGTGGACGGGCTCGGGGCGGCCATCGCCTATCTCGCGGACCACCCGGACGAAGCGGGGGCCCTCGGCGCCCGGGCCCGTGCTCGCTGCGTCGAGCGCTACAGCTTCGAGGCGGCGCGCCGCCTGCTGTTTCCTCTGGTGGAGCGGGTGGCCGGCTCCCGATGA
- a CDS encoding HAD family hydrolase yields the protein MPRRSAVFMDRDGCLTEEMGYVNHVSRIRLLPRTAQAVRRLNHAGVPAVMVTNQSGIARGYFSEEILHAANAEMLSQLAALGGHLDGLYICTHHPEEGEPPYRADCDCRKPRPGLLLRAASDLDLDLAASVVIGDKISDVGVAHAVGAAGVLVLTGYGRGEWEHRRQHWRLKPDHIAEDLFDAVEWALARRGR from the coding sequence ATGCCGCGACGCTCCGCTGTCTTCATGGACCGTGATGGATGCCTCACCGAGGAGATGGGGTACGTCAACCACGTGAGCCGCATCCGGCTCCTCCCCCGGACCGCCCAGGCCGTCAGGCGCCTCAACCACGCCGGGGTGCCGGCCGTGATGGTCACCAACCAGTCGGGCATCGCCAGGGGGTACTTCTCCGAGGAGATTCTCCACGCCGCGAACGCCGAGATGCTCAGCCAGCTGGCGGCGCTCGGCGGCCATCTGGATGGGCTCTACATCTGTACCCACCACCCCGAGGAGGGAGAGCCCCCCTACCGTGCCGACTGCGACTGCCGGAAGCCCCGCCCGGGACTCTTGCTGAGGGCGGCCTCCGACCTTGACCTCGATCTGGCAGCCTCGGTCGTCATCGGCGACAAGATCTCGGATGTTGGAGTGGCGCACGCGGTGGGTGCGGCCGGAGTGCTGGTGCTGACCGGCTACGGGCGCGGCGAGTGGGAGCACCGGCGCCAGCACTGGCGGCTCAAGCCCGACCACATTGCCGAGGACTTGTTCGACGCCGTGGAGTGGGCCTTGGCCCGGCGAGGCCGCTGA
- a CDS encoding glycosyltransferase has product MNTVLHTEASRGLGGQELRTLDEAEATVGRGWRVLLACQPESHLHQHARMRGLQAVAVGMRGAWDLPAVLRLAALIRREDVGIVHTHSSIDGWVAGMAARLARVPVVRTRHVSIPIRRGLNPVYQWLADRVITSGEAVRAVVIAAGVAPDRVIAIPAGVRLEDFEGLQGGEEAARSLGLSRPVIGSVAMFRGSKGHHVLLEAFCLVRGKHPTARLLLVGDGGRRAWVESLAKARGLGDSVLFTGFRRDVPPLLAAMDCFVLASTRTEGVPQSLLQAFAAGTPVVGSAVGGVPELIRDGVTGLLAPPGDAPALARAVEAVLADPGAAAARARAGRALVGERFSRDTSISRLLGLYEEVLA; this is encoded by the coding sequence GTGAACACCGTGCTGCACACGGAGGCCTCGCGCGGCCTTGGCGGGCAGGAGCTCCGGACCCTCGACGAGGCCGAGGCCACAGTGGGGCGGGGGTGGCGGGTGCTCCTCGCCTGCCAGCCGGAGAGCCACCTCCACCAGCACGCGCGGATGCGGGGCCTGCAGGCCGTCGCGGTGGGGATGCGCGGGGCATGGGATCTCCCGGCCGTCCTCAGGCTCGCGGCGCTGATCCGCCGGGAGGATGTCGGCATCGTCCACACCCACAGCTCCATCGACGGGTGGGTCGCCGGGATGGCGGCGCGCCTGGCCCGGGTGCCCGTGGTGCGGACCCGGCACGTGTCCATCCCCATCCGCCGCGGGCTGAATCCCGTGTACCAGTGGCTGGCCGATCGCGTGATCACCAGCGGGGAGGCGGTCCGGGCCGTGGTGATCGCGGCGGGCGTGGCGCCCGACAGGGTGATCGCCATTCCGGCCGGGGTGAGGCTCGAGGACTTCGAGGGGCTCCAGGGGGGCGAAGAGGCGGCGAGGTCGCTCGGGCTCTCTCGTCCGGTCATCGGCTCGGTCGCCATGTTCAGGGGCTCGAAGGGCCACCACGTCCTGCTCGAGGCCTTCTGTCTTGTCCGCGGGAAGCATCCGACGGCGCGCCTCCTCCTGGTAGGCGATGGAGGGCGCCGCGCCTGGGTGGAATCACTGGCGAAGGCGCGCGGCCTGGGTGACTCGGTCCTCTTCACCGGGTTCCGCCGCGATGTGCCCCCGCTGCTCGCGGCCATGGACTGCTTCGTGCTGGCCTCGACGCGCACCGAGGGCGTGCCCCAGTCCCTTCTCCAGGCCTTCGCGGCGGGGACCCCCGTCGTGGGCAGCGCCGTTGGGGGGGTCCCCGAGCTGATCCGGGACGGCGTCACCGGGCTCCTGGCTCCCCCCGGGGATGCTCCGGCGCTGGCCCGCGCAGTCGAGGCCGTGCTGGCCGACCCCGGGGCCGCTGCGGCGCGCGCGCGCGCCGGGCGGGCCCTGGTGGGAGAGCGTTTCTCGCGGGATACCTCCATCTCGCGGCTGCTTGGCCTGTACGAAGAAGTGCTGGCATGA
- a CDS encoding glycosyltransferase family 4 protein yields the protein MSASRRVTVLQLCANRWWTGSADPVIRLVKGLEGRGHRALLALIPGDRFEAKAREAGIEPLIGLSLEARFRPAAMVGDVLRLRRLVRREQVDVVHVHHSHDHWLGLLSRGRAVLVRTFHNQRAVGRPWPSTWLYRQSDALIAVSRQIEEHCRHLALDPARVFRVGGVVDLARFAAGADGKAVRAELGLGTAPVIGSVARLAHDRGHELLILGFQRLLADYPEARLLLVGKGEARPRLEALVRERGLGSRVLFAGYRDADLPAVLRALDVFALMAAGSDESCRAALEAMAAGCPVIARRLGALPEAIVHGSTGLLVDDERPESVAAALRAVVAEPARARAMGEAGRRRAEESFSPARHAADVEAIYLGLLSRRAPSP from the coding sequence ATGAGCGCATCCCGGCGGGTGACGGTGCTCCAGCTCTGCGCCAACCGCTGGTGGACGGGGAGCGCCGACCCGGTGATCCGCCTGGTGAAGGGGCTCGAGGGTCGTGGCCATCGGGCGCTCCTGGCGCTCATCCCGGGCGACCGCTTCGAGGCCAAGGCCCGCGAGGCGGGGATCGAGCCTCTGATCGGGCTGTCCCTCGAGGCGAGGTTCCGTCCGGCGGCGATGGTCGGCGACGTGTTGCGCCTCCGGCGACTGGTGCGGCGGGAGCAGGTCGACGTGGTTCACGTCCACCACTCCCACGATCACTGGCTCGGGCTGCTGAGTCGCGGGAGGGCGGTGCTGGTGAGGACATTCCACAACCAGCGGGCGGTGGGACGGCCGTGGCCCTCGACGTGGCTGTACCGGCAGAGCGATGCCCTGATCGCCGTGAGCCGTCAGATCGAGGAGCACTGCCGGCACCTCGCCCTGGACCCCGCGCGCGTCTTCCGCGTGGGGGGGGTGGTGGACCTGGCGCGCTTCGCCGCGGGCGCGGACGGCAAGGCGGTGCGCGCGGAGCTCGGCCTCGGCACGGCTCCCGTGATCGGATCCGTGGCCCGGCTGGCCCACGACCGCGGACACGAGCTCCTGATCCTGGGCTTCCAGCGGCTGCTCGCGGACTACCCCGAGGCGCGGCTGCTGCTCGTGGGGAAGGGGGAGGCACGGCCGAGGCTCGAGGCGCTGGTTCGCGAGCGCGGCCTCGGCTCCCGGGTCCTGTTCGCCGGCTACCGTGACGCCGATCTTCCGGCCGTCCTCCGGGCCCTCGACGTGTTCGCGCTGATGGCGGCGGGCTCGGACGAGTCCTGCCGGGCTGCGCTCGAGGCGATGGCGGCAGGCTGCCCCGTGATCGCCAGGCGGCTCGGCGCCCTGCCGGAGGCGATCGTGCACGGGAGCACCGGTTTGCTGGTGGACGACGAGCGTCCCGAGTCGGTGGCGGCGGCGCTGCGCGCGGTCGTGGCGGAGCCTGCGCGCGCCCGCGCCATGGGAGAGGCGGGGCGGCGCCGCGCCGAGGAGTCGTTCAGCCCCGCGCGGCACGCCGCCGATGTGGAAGCAATCTATCTCGGGCTCCTCTCGCGGCGGGCGCCGTCGCCGTGA